The Microbacterium sp. SORGH_AS_0862 genome has a segment encoding these proteins:
- a CDS encoding ABC transporter ATP-binding protein: MHISSSELGLAARVSRLTKTYGSGAGAVRALDDVAVGIRRGEFTAVMGASGSGKSTLMHIMAGLDAPTSGSVWIGDTDITGLGDRELTVLRRRRVGFVFQSFNLVPTLDVIGNITLPFDLDDRRPSAIERARIDMLVETLGLGSRLTHRPHELSGGQQQRVAIARALATAPDLLFADEPTGNLDSRTGREVLALLRAASREHGQSIAMVTHDPIAASHADRVIYLGDGRVVADHRGQSAEQIAAFMLAAEQGAVA; the protein is encoded by the coding sequence ATGCACATCTCCTCCAGCGAACTCGGCCTCGCCGCGCGTGTCTCGCGGCTCACGAAGACCTACGGCAGCGGCGCCGGCGCCGTCCGCGCCCTCGACGACGTCGCGGTCGGCATCCGCCGCGGCGAGTTCACCGCCGTCATGGGAGCCTCCGGTTCCGGCAAGTCCACGCTCATGCACATCATGGCCGGACTCGACGCCCCGACGAGCGGATCCGTGTGGATCGGCGACACCGACATCACCGGCCTCGGCGACCGTGAGCTGACCGTGCTCCGGCGTCGCCGGGTGGGCTTCGTGTTCCAGTCCTTCAACCTCGTGCCGACGCTCGATGTCATCGGCAACATCACGCTTCCCTTCGACCTGGACGACCGTCGCCCCTCCGCGATCGAACGCGCGCGGATCGACATGCTCGTCGAGACGCTCGGGCTGGGCTCGCGTCTGACGCATCGTCCCCACGAGCTCAGCGGTGGGCAGCAGCAACGGGTGGCGATCGCCCGCGCGCTCGCCACGGCGCCCGATCTGCTCTTCGCCGACGAGCCGACCGGGAACCTCGACTCCCGCACCGGACGTGAGGTGCTGGCACTGCTGCGCGCCGCGAGCCGTGAGCACGGTCAGTCGATCGCCATGGTCACCCACGACCCGATCGCCGCGAGCCACGCCGACCGCGTGATCTATCTCGGCGACGGCCGCGTCGTCGCCGATCACCGCGGGCAGAGCGCCGAGCAGATCGCCGCGTTCATGCTCGCCGCCGAGCAGGGGGCCGTCGCGTGA
- a CDS encoding ABC transporter permease translates to MGASILVSAISTAFGVILISATGYIAALLRADPYIGDSGTLAFVLSFLTVLLVGVAVYVAAIVTANTFATVVAGRTRRIALLRLIGASARSQRTELARQGLVVGAIGALVGLVGGTLVAVIGVGAADWALGLDVSFTPVEPMLVVPAVIVALTTWAAAWAGSRRVLTVTPLEALGGSVEAPYARAARRTGRNASALVLLVLGALLLGGGIAYGLVSPTGVVIAFFGGVLSFTGLALGATFVMPPVLRMVGSVFGRSAMSRLAAQNALRYPERSSRMAIGVVMGVTLITMFAVAIASTKAVMTAAGGGSMPEDLSRVLDTFSAVMMGLVAVSAVIAGVGLVNLLTLGVVQRRRELGLLRTLGVSNAQLRAMVLREAAHITIAATATGLVLGIVYGWAGAQSLLGSVPIDPTRPPEPTFVLPAIPPIPVLVIVAATTVLTLVAAVVPTRLATRVAPIEALAEA, encoded by the coding sequence ATGGGGGCGAGCATCCTCGTCTCGGCCATCTCCACGGCGTTCGGGGTCATCCTCATCTCCGCCACCGGCTACATCGCCGCGCTCCTGCGGGCGGACCCCTACATCGGCGACAGCGGCACGCTCGCCTTCGTGCTCAGCTTCCTCACCGTGCTGCTGGTGGGCGTGGCGGTCTACGTCGCCGCGATCGTCACGGCCAACACCTTCGCCACGGTCGTCGCCGGTCGGACGCGCCGGATCGCCCTGCTCCGCCTCATCGGTGCGTCAGCGCGGTCGCAGCGCACGGAGCTCGCGCGGCAGGGCCTCGTCGTGGGCGCGATCGGTGCGCTCGTCGGCCTCGTCGGCGGAACACTCGTCGCTGTCATCGGGGTCGGCGCGGCCGACTGGGCGCTGGGACTCGACGTGTCCTTCACCCCCGTCGAGCCGATGCTCGTCGTGCCCGCGGTGATCGTCGCACTCACCACGTGGGCCGCCGCATGGGCGGGATCGCGGCGGGTGCTCACCGTCACGCCGCTCGAGGCACTCGGCGGCTCTGTCGAGGCGCCCTACGCTCGCGCCGCACGCCGCACCGGACGCAACGCCTCGGCGCTTGTCCTGCTGGTGCTGGGCGCGCTCCTGCTCGGAGGCGGGATCGCATACGGGCTGGTGAGCCCGACCGGCGTCGTCATTGCCTTCTTCGGCGGCGTGCTGTCCTTCACCGGCCTCGCGCTGGGCGCGACGTTCGTGATGCCGCCCGTCCTGCGCATGGTCGGCTCGGTCTTCGGCCGTTCGGCCATGTCGCGGCTGGCGGCTCAGAACGCGCTGCGCTACCCGGAGCGCTCGAGCCGGATGGCGATCGGCGTCGTCATGGGCGTCACCCTCATCACGATGTTCGCCGTCGCGATCGCCTCCACGAAGGCCGTCATGACCGCCGCGGGCGGAGGATCGATGCCGGAGGATCTGTCGCGCGTGCTCGACACCTTCTCCGCCGTCATGATGGGACTCGTCGCGGTCTCCGCTGTCATCGCGGGTGTGGGACTGGTCAACCTGTTGACGCTGGGTGTGGTGCAGCGCCGCCGCGAGCTCGGTCTGCTTCGTACCCTCGGCGTCTCGAACGCGCAGCTGCGCGCCATGGTGCTGCGTGAGGCCGCTCACATCACGATCGCGGCAACCGCAACGGGTCTGGTGCTCGGGATCGTGTACGGCTGGGCGGGTGCGCAGTCCCTCCTCGGTTCCGTGCCGATCGACCCCACGCGCCCGCCCGAGCCGACGTTCGTGCTCCCGGCGATCCCGCCGATCCCCGTGCTCGTGATCGTCGCGGCGACGACCGTGCTCACCCTCGTCGCGGCCGTCGTGCCGACCCGGCTCGCCACGCGCGTCGCGCCCATCGAGGCGCTCGCCGAGGCGTGA
- a CDS encoding 2-phosphosulfolactate phosphatase: MPEIADQSRYQIRFEWGSPGVRRLAASDVVVIVDVLSASTEVVDAVAAGAAVPLAETGLAELAGAAHDAGAVVLLGALRNAAAVAAAVLAEQQRRGARTSVAVIAAGDADAAGWRVAVEDQFGAGAVIDALGALGLDHTSPEAAAACESFRGLQSAVRHLLTASASGQALLEAGAREAVLSAATLDAASAVPVLRDGVFVAA, from the coding sequence ATGCCCGAGATCGCCGACCAGTCGCGCTACCAGATCCGCTTCGAGTGGGGATCGCCCGGGGTGCGCCGGCTCGCCGCATCCGACGTGGTCGTGATCGTGGACGTGCTGTCCGCGTCTACCGAGGTCGTGGATGCGGTCGCCGCAGGCGCCGCGGTCCCGCTCGCCGAGACGGGGCTCGCCGAGCTCGCGGGCGCCGCTCACGATGCCGGCGCGGTCGTGCTGCTCGGCGCGCTGCGCAACGCGGCCGCCGTCGCCGCTGCGGTGCTGGCGGAGCAGCAGCGTCGTGGCGCGCGCACCTCCGTCGCGGTGATCGCCGCGGGAGATGCGGATGCGGCCGGCTGGCGCGTCGCCGTCGAGGATCAGTTCGGCGCGGGGGCCGTCATCGATGCGCTCGGAGCGCTCGGGCTCGACCACACCTCGCCCGAGGCCGCCGCTGCGTGCGAGTCGTTCCGCGGCCTGCAGAGCGCGGTGCGGCACCTGCTCACGGCGAGCGCGAGCGGACAGGCGCTGCTGGAGGCGGGGGCGCGCGAGGCAGTGCTGTCCGCGGCGACGCTCGATGCCGCGTCCGCGGTGCCGGTTCTGCGGGACGGCGTCTTCGTCGCGGCGTGA
- a CDS encoding SprT-like domain-containing protein has product MSDLQRVRVWAEALIALHLDDSWSFGFDNAKRRAGLCDYTKRRISLSRYLSARYDDDTNHQTLLHEVAHALAGSTAGHGPQWKRIARDLGYVGGATHHGETATDLAPWVGVCPNGHVVYRHRKATRQTSCASCAPRYDPRFAFTWTRREITRAARMAASTPR; this is encoded by the coding sequence ATGTCGGATCTGCAGCGCGTGCGCGTCTGGGCGGAGGCCCTGATCGCGCTGCATCTCGATGACAGCTGGAGCTTCGGCTTCGACAATGCGAAGCGTCGCGCCGGTCTCTGCGACTACACGAAACGCCGCATCAGCCTCTCGCGCTATCTGAGCGCACGCTACGACGACGACACCAACCACCAGACGCTGCTGCACGAGGTCGCGCACGCGCTGGCGGGCTCGACCGCCGGACACGGCCCCCAGTGGAAGCGCATCGCCCGCGACCTCGGGTATGTCGGCGGCGCCACCCACCACGGCGAGACCGCCACGGATCTCGCCCCCTGGGTGGGGGTGTGCCCCAACGGACACGTCGTCTACCGACACCGCAAGGCGACCCGCCAGACCTCCTGCGCCAGCTGCGCGCCGCGCTACGACCCGCGCTTCGCGTTCACCTGGACCAGGCGCGAGATCACGCGTGCCGCGCGGATGGCGGCGTCCACGCCGCGCTGA
- a CDS encoding spermidine synthase: MARARYEHVSHPEARLSDGSIARIVPSSFTSGFELDVAGTPQSHVDLDDPTHLHFEYIGRMAAVIDQLRLPGQPLTAVHLGGGALTIPRYVAHTRPGSRQQVIELEQALVDLVRTNLPLPRGAQIRVRIGDARAGLARLPESLAGNVDLLVSDVYAGAQTPAHLTTVEFYRDAARLLAPDGVLLVNVADGAGLAFARRQVATVREVLPEIALLAEVQTLKGRRFGNLVIAASAAPLPTAWLPRLMAAGPHPAKVAIGAELEEFVRGAVPATDATATPSPKPAASLFEL; this comes from the coding sequence ATGGCCCGCGCGCGTTACGAGCACGTCTCGCATCCGGAGGCGCGACTGTCGGACGGCTCGATCGCCCGCATCGTCCCCTCGTCGTTCACGAGCGGATTCGAGCTGGATGTCGCCGGCACGCCGCAGTCGCACGTCGACCTCGACGACCCGACCCATCTGCACTTCGAGTACATCGGACGGATGGCCGCCGTCATCGACCAGCTGCGCCTGCCCGGTCAGCCGCTCACCGCTGTGCATCTCGGCGGCGGCGCTCTCACCATCCCCCGCTACGTCGCCCACACGCGCCCGGGGTCCCGCCAGCAGGTCATCGAGCTCGAACAGGCCCTCGTCGACCTCGTGCGCACGAACCTCCCGCTGCCGCGCGGCGCACAGATCCGGGTGCGCATCGGGGACGCCAGGGCGGGGCTCGCACGCCTGCCCGAGTCGTTGGCGGGAAACGTCGACCTCCTCGTGTCCGACGTGTACGCGGGCGCCCAGACGCCCGCCCACCTGACCACCGTGGAGTTCTACCGGGATGCGGCCCGTCTCCTCGCCCCGGACGGGGTGCTGCTCGTGAACGTCGCCGACGGCGCGGGCCTCGCCTTCGCACGGCGACAGGTGGCGACCGTGCGGGAGGTGCTGCCGGAGATCGCGCTGCTCGCGGAGGTGCAGACGCTCAAGGGACGACGCTTCGGCAACCTCGTGATCGCCGCATCCGCCGCTCCCCTGCCGACAGCCTGGCTGCCGCGCCTGATGGCGGCGGGCCCGCATCCGGCGAAGGTCGCGATCGGTGCGGAGCTCGAGGAGTTCGTGCGCGGCGCGGTTCCCGCGACGGATGCGACCGCCACGCCTTCGCCGAAACCCGCCGCATCCCTCTTCGAACTCTGA
- the pxpA gene encoding 5-oxoprolinase subunit PxpA, which produces MPSIDLNADLGETVDGEPTADDAAMFAVVSSASVACGGHAGDPDAMRAAVALAEAGGVAIGAHPSYPDRAGFGRRAIRIAPARLRRELAAQLGALRAAGADIRYVKPHGALYHEAGGDPQTAAAVVAEVAALADELGRPVPVLGLGDRLREAAADAGVPFFGEAFLDRGYLPDGSLVPRGTTGALLRDPDQVAARAVRLATAGEVVAVDGSVVRTEAVSLCLHGDTPEAVAMARAVRAALTAAGVEVRAPW; this is translated from the coding sequence ATGCCCTCGATCGATCTGAACGCGGACCTCGGCGAGACCGTCGACGGCGAGCCGACCGCCGACGATGCGGCGATGTTCGCGGTGGTCTCCAGTGCCAGCGTCGCATGCGGAGGCCACGCGGGCGACCCCGACGCGATGCGCGCCGCTGTGGCGCTGGCAGAGGCGGGCGGCGTCGCGATCGGAGCACACCCCTCCTATCCCGACCGCGCCGGATTCGGGCGTCGGGCGATACGGATCGCGCCCGCCCGGCTGCGACGCGAACTCGCCGCCCAGTTGGGCGCCCTCCGTGCCGCGGGCGCCGACATCCGCTACGTGAAGCCGCACGGTGCGCTGTACCACGAGGCCGGCGGTGATCCGCAGACGGCGGCAGCGGTCGTCGCCGAGGTCGCCGCTCTCGCGGACGAACTCGGCCGGCCCGTCCCGGTGCTGGGCCTCGGCGATCGCCTGCGCGAAGCGGCGGCGGATGCGGGCGTCCCGTTCTTCGGCGAGGCCTTCCTCGACCGCGGGTATCTGCCGGACGGTTCGCTCGTGCCGCGGGGCACGACGGGGGCGCTGCTGCGCGACCCGGATCAGGTCGCCGCACGCGCGGTGCGCCTGGCGACGGCGGGGGAGGTCGTGGCTGTCGACGGCTCCGTCGTGCGCACCGAGGCGGTCTCGCTCTGCCTGCACGGCGATACGCCCGAGGCGGTGGCGATGGCCCGCGCCGTCCGCGCGGCGCTCACGGCGGCCGGGGTTGAGGTCCGGGCGCCGTGGTGA
- a CDS encoding 5-oxoprolinase/urea amidolyase family protein, with protein sequence MVTGRRRVLPFGAGGLLIELEDLDAVLGLHAGLAASALDGVEELVPAARTVLVRFDPRRVPAQAVRAWIAATDAAASRTDTDAQEVTLPTVYDGMDLAEAGRWAALSPVELVERHVRTPWRVAFTGFAPGFAYLVGEGWDLDIPRLDAPRTRVPAGAVALAAGFTGTYPRATPGGWRIIGTTTAPLFDPDAVVPALLTAGTRVRFRPERARVELPAPTAATTTGARALRIDDPGPLATIQDLGRPGAAAMGIAVSGAADRRAAALANRLVGSAQTAAVIEILLGPFRATALADRWIAVTGGLGALRIDGRAADPHRAVLWPSGSVLEIGPLATGLRAYLAVRGGIDVPRRAGSRATDTLAGLGPAPLVAGDEIPVGAEIAGEVPPIDAVAWTAPAPGDVILEVAPGPRVDWFAADAERALFAGGWHVSSTADRVGVRLEGPGLTRIRAGELASEGMVPGALQVPPDGRPVVLGVDGPVTGGYPVIAVATAESLDRLAQARPGSRVRIRPVG encoded by the coding sequence GTGGTGACCGGCCGGCGACGCGTCCTGCCCTTCGGGGCGGGCGGCCTGCTCATCGAGCTCGAGGACCTGGATGCGGTGCTGGGCCTGCACGCGGGTCTTGCCGCATCGGCTCTCGACGGCGTCGAAGAACTGGTCCCCGCGGCGCGCACGGTGCTCGTCCGCTTCGATCCGCGCCGGGTCCCGGCGCAGGCGGTGCGGGCGTGGATCGCAGCGACGGATGCGGCCGCATCCCGGACGGACACCGATGCGCAGGAGGTGACGCTTCCCACCGTCTACGACGGGATGGATCTCGCCGAGGCGGGGCGATGGGCCGCCCTGTCGCCGGTCGAGCTCGTCGAGCGGCACGTGCGCACGCCCTGGCGGGTCGCGTTCACGGGGTTCGCTCCTGGATTCGCCTATCTCGTGGGGGAGGGGTGGGATCTCGACATCCCTCGCCTGGACGCCCCGCGCACGCGCGTGCCCGCCGGTGCCGTCGCGCTCGCCGCGGGGTTCACGGGAACCTATCCGCGGGCGACGCCGGGCGGATGGCGCATCATCGGCACCACGACCGCGCCGCTCTTCGACCCGGATGCGGTCGTCCCGGCGCTGTTGACCGCCGGGACGCGTGTGCGCTTCCGGCCGGAGCGGGCGCGTGTCGAGCTGCCCGCCCCGACGGCGGCGACGACGACGGGGGCGCGGGCGCTGCGCATCGACGATCCCGGACCGCTGGCGACCATCCAGGACCTCGGGCGACCGGGCGCCGCTGCCATGGGCATCGCCGTGTCCGGGGCGGCCGATCGTCGTGCGGCGGCCCTCGCCAATCGCCTCGTCGGCTCTGCGCAGACGGCCGCCGTCATCGAGATCCTGCTGGGGCCGTTCCGTGCGACGGCGCTGGCCGATCGATGGATCGCGGTGACGGGCGGACTGGGCGCGCTGCGCATCGACGGCAGGGCCGCCGACCCGCACCGTGCCGTGCTCTGGCCCTCGGGTTCGGTGCTCGAGATCGGCCCCCTCGCCACGGGCCTTCGGGCCTATCTCGCGGTGCGGGGCGGGATCGATGTGCCCCGCAGGGCGGGCTCCCGAGCCACCGACACCCTTGCGGGCCTCGGTCCCGCTCCGCTCGTTGCGGGCGACGAGATCCCCGTGGGGGCGGAGATCGCGGGCGAGGTGCCTCCGATCGACGCCGTCGCGTGGACGGCGCCCGCGCCCGGCGACGTGATTCTGGAGGTGGCGCCGGGACCGCGCGTCGACTGGTTCGCCGCCGACGCCGAACGGGCGCTCTTCGCCGGCGGGTGGCACGTGTCCTCGACCGCCGACCGCGTCGGCGTGCGCCTGGAGGGGCCCGGGCTGACCCGCATCCGCGCGGGGGAGCTGGCGAGCGAGGGCATGGTCCCCGGTGCGCTGCAGGTGCCGCCGGACGGGCGGCCGGTCGTGCTCGGAGTCGACGGTCCGGTCACCGGCGGGTACCCGGTGATCGCCGTCGCCACGGCCGAGTCCCTGGACCGCCTCGCGCAGGCGAGGCCCGGTAGCCGCGTGCGGATCAGGCCCGTCGGATGA
- a CDS encoding DNA-directed RNA polymerase subunit beta yields the protein MAAAPHASTPTTKTPKNGRGASRLSFAKITDTLTVPDLLALQTESFDWLVGNDAWKARVAEAQAAGRTDVPATSGLEEIFEEISPIEDLSETMQLSFTNPYLEPEKYSIEECKERGKTYAAPLYVEAEFMNHQTGEIKTQTVFMGDFPLQTDKGTFIINGTERVVVSQLVRSPGVYFDRVADKTSDKDIVSARVIPSRGAWLEFEIDKRDQVGVRIDRKRKQSVTVFLKALGLSSEDIMNEFAGFSSIEETLEKDTILTKEDALRDIYRKLRPGEQVAAEAARALLDNFYFSSKRYDLAKVGRYKINQKLGLDTPLTDSVLTVDDIVATIKYLVRLHRGDTTFEGVRAGKKAEIRIDVDDIDNFGNRRIRAVGELIQNQVRTGLSRMERVVRERMTTQDIEAITPQTLINVRPVVAAIKEFFGTSQLSQFMDQNNPLAGLTHKRRLSALGPGGLSRERAGVEVRDVHPSHYGRMCPIETPEGPNIGLIGSLASFARINAFGFIETPYRRVVNGRVTTDIDYLTASEENDFIVAQAGAELDAEGSFTQDRVLARRGQGGEVDLFPVDEIGYMDVSPRQMVSVATSLIPFLEHDDANRALMGANMQRQAVPLVRSESPVVGTGMEGYAAVDAGDVVTAKRSGVVAEVSADVVTIQADEGGTDDYFLRKFDRSNQGTSYNQRVVVSAGERIEAGEVIADGPATENGELALGKNLLVGFMTWEGHNFEDAIILSQELVKDDTLSSIHIEEYEVDARDTKLGKEEITRDLPNVSPDLLKDLDERGIIRIGAEVRPGDILVGKVTPKGETELSAEERLLRAIFNEKSREVRDTSLKVPHGEQGTIIAVKEFNAEDGDDELGSGVNRRVVVYIAQKRKITEGDKLAGRHGNKGVIAKILPVEDMPFLADGTPLDVILNPLGIPGRMNFGQVLELHLGWIAQQGWKVEGNPEWAANLPKEAFEAPAGTKVATPVFDGAFESEIAGLLDSTNPTRDGVRLIDSSGKTTLFDGRSGEPFPAPISVGYMYILKLHHLVDDKIHARSTGPYSMITQQPLGGKAQFGGQRFGEMEVWALEAYGAAYALQELLTIKSDDILGRVKVYEAIVKGENIQEPGIPESFKVLMKEMQSLCLNVEVLSADGTAVNLRDTDDDAFRAAEELGINISSRFESSSIDEI from the coding sequence TTGGCTGCCGCGCCCCACGCAAGCACCCCCACCACCAAGACCCCCAAGAACGGACGCGGCGCTTCGCGTCTGTCCTTCGCGAAGATCACCGACACGCTGACGGTCCCCGACCTTCTCGCGCTGCAGACGGAGTCCTTCGACTGGCTCGTCGGCAACGACGCCTGGAAGGCGCGTGTCGCCGAGGCTCAGGCCGCCGGTCGCACCGACGTGCCGGCCACGAGCGGTCTCGAGGAGATCTTCGAGGAGATCTCCCCGATCGAAGACCTCAGCGAGACGATGCAGCTGAGCTTCACGAACCCCTACCTCGAGCCCGAGAAGTACTCCATCGAGGAGTGCAAGGAGCGCGGCAAGACGTACGCGGCCCCGCTCTACGTCGAGGCCGAGTTCATGAACCACCAGACCGGTGAGATCAAGACGCAGACGGTCTTCATGGGCGACTTCCCGCTCCAGACCGACAAGGGCACGTTCATCATCAACGGCACGGAGCGCGTCGTCGTGTCGCAGCTCGTGCGTTCGCCCGGTGTGTACTTCGACCGCGTCGCCGACAAGACGAGCGACAAGGACATCGTCTCGGCTCGGGTCATCCCCAGCCGCGGCGCCTGGCTCGAGTTCGAGATCGACAAGCGCGACCAGGTGGGCGTGCGCATCGACCGCAAGCGCAAGCAGTCGGTCACCGTGTTCCTGAAGGCGCTCGGTCTGTCCAGCGAAGACATCATGAACGAGTTCGCGGGCTTCAGCTCGATCGAGGAGACCCTCGAGAAGGACACGATCCTCACCAAGGAAGACGCGCTGCGCGACATCTACCGCAAGCTGCGTCCGGGCGAGCAGGTCGCCGCCGAGGCTGCGCGTGCGCTGCTGGACAACTTCTACTTCTCGTCCAAGCGCTACGACCTCGCCAAGGTCGGTCGCTACAAGATCAACCAGAAGCTGGGCCTTGACACCCCGCTGACCGATTCGGTGCTCACGGTCGACGACATCGTCGCGACCATCAAGTACCTCGTCCGCCTCCACCGCGGCGACACGACCTTCGAGGGCGTGCGCGCCGGCAAGAAGGCGGAGATCCGCATCGACGTCGACGACATCGACAACTTCGGCAACCGCCGCATCCGCGCGGTCGGCGAGCTCATCCAGAACCAGGTCCGCACGGGTCTGTCGCGCATGGAGCGCGTCGTCCGCGAGCGCATGACGACGCAGGACATCGAGGCGATCACGCCGCAGACCCTGATCAACGTGCGTCCGGTCGTCGCGGCGATCAAGGAGTTCTTCGGAACCTCGCAGCTGTCGCAGTTCATGGACCAGAACAACCCGCTCGCGGGTCTGACCCACAAGCGTCGCCTGTCGGCGCTGGGCCCCGGCGGTCTGTCGCGTGAGCGTGCCGGTGTCGAGGTCCGTGACGTGCACCCTTCGCACTACGGCCGCATGTGCCCGATCGAGACGCCGGAAGGCCCGAACATCGGTCTGATCGGTTCGCTCGCCTCCTTCGCGCGCATCAACGCGTTCGGGTTCATCGAGACCCCGTACCGCCGCGTCGTGAACGGTCGCGTCACCACCGACATCGACTACCTCACCGCCAGCGAGGAGAACGACTTCATCGTCGCTCAGGCCGGTGCCGAGCTCGACGCCGAAGGCTCCTTCACGCAGGACCGCGTGCTGGCCCGTCGCGGCCAGGGTGGCGAGGTCGACCTGTTCCCGGTCGACGAGATCGGCTACATGGACGTCTCGCCGCGCCAGATGGTGTCGGTCGCGACCTCGCTGATCCCCTTCCTCGAGCACGACGACGCGAACCGCGCCCTGATGGGTGCCAACATGCAGCGCCAGGCCGTGCCGCTGGTTCGCAGCGAGTCCCCCGTGGTCGGAACCGGTATGGAGGGCTACGCCGCCGTCGACGCCGGTGACGTCGTCACCGCCAAGCGTTCCGGCGTCGTCGCGGAGGTCTCCGCCGATGTCGTCACCATCCAGGCGGATGAGGGCGGCACCGACGACTACTTCCTGCGCAAGTTCGACCGCTCCAACCAGGGCACGTCGTACAACCAGCGCGTCGTGGTCTCCGCCGGTGAGCGCATCGAGGCCGGCGAGGTCATCGCCGACGGTCCCGCGACCGAGAACGGCGAGCTCGCCCTCGGCAAGAACCTGCTCGTCGGGTTCATGACGTGGGAGGGTCACAACTTCGAGGACGCGATCATCCTCAGCCAGGAGCTCGTGAAGGACGACACCCTCTCCTCGATCCACATCGAGGAGTACGAGGTCGACGCCCGCGACACGAAGCTCGGCAAGGAGGAGATCACGCGCGACCTGCCGAACGTGAGCCCCGACCTGCTGAAGGACCTCGACGAGCGCGGCATCATCCGCATCGGTGCCGAGGTCCGCCCCGGCGACATCCTCGTCGGCAAGGTCACACCCAAGGGTGAGACCGAGCTCTCGGCCGAGGAGCGACTGCTCCGCGCGATCTTCAACGAGAAGAGCCGCGAGGTCCGTGACACTTCTCTGAAGGTGCCCCACGGTGAGCAGGGCACGATCATCGCCGTCAAGGAGTTCAACGCCGAGGACGGCGACGACGAGCTCGGCTCCGGCGTCAACCGCCGGGTCGTGGTCTACATCGCCCAGAAGCGCAAGATCACCGAGGGTGACAAGCTCGCCGGCCGTCACGGCAACAAGGGTGTCATCGCGAAGATCCTCCCCGTCGAGGACATGCCCTTCCTTGCCGACGGCACGCCGCTCGACGTCATCCTCAACCCGCTCGGTATCCCCGGTCGAATGAACTTCGGTCAGGTCCTCGAGCTCCACCTCGGCTGGATCGCCCAGCAGGGCTGGAAGGTCGAGGGCAACCCGGAGTGGGCCGCGAACCTGCCGAAGGAGGCCTTCGAGGCCCCCGCCGGCACCAAGGTCGCCACCCCGGTGTTCGACGGTGCGTTCGAGTCGGAGATCGCGGGTCTGCTCGACTCGACGAACCCCACCCGTGACGGCGTGCGACTGATCGACTCCAGCGGTAAGACCACGCTGTTCGACGGCCGCAGCGGAGAGCCCTTCCCGGCACCCATCTCCGTCGGGTACATGTACATCCTGAAGCTGCACCACCTCGTGGACGACAAGATCCACGCGCGCTCCACCGGTCCGTACTCGATGATCACGCAGCAGCCGCTGGGTGGTAAGGCGCAGTTCGGCGGCCAGCGCTTCGGTGAGATGGAGGTGTGGGCCCTCGAGGCCTACGGCGCCGCCTACGCGCTGCAGGAGCTCCTCACGATCAAGTCCGACGACATCCTCGGCCGCGTCAAGGTGTACGAGGCGATCGTCAAGGGCGAGAACATCCAGGAGCCCGGTATCCCCGAGTCCTTCAAGGTGCTCATGAAGGAGATGCAGTCGCTCTGCCTGAACGTCGAGGTCCTCTCGGCCGACGGTACGGCTGTCAACCTGCGCGACACCGATGACGACGCCTTCCGCGCTGCGGAGGAGCTCGGCATCAACATCTCCAGCCGGTTCGAGTCCTCGTCCATCGACGAGATCTGA